The Amycolatopsis sp. DG1A-15b genome contains the following window.
GGGCTGGGCCACGCGGGTGTCGGTGAGGGCGGTTTCTTGCGCCTCGACGGCCTCGGCGGTGAAGGCTTTCGGCGGGAAAGCCGTGGCGGCGATGTCGGGCGCGAGGCGGAGGACTTCGGCGAGTCCGGGAAAGTGCACGAAGAGCTCGGCGAGCATGCCGGTGCGCTGGCTGCCCTGACCGGGGAAGAGAAAGGCGATCTTGCCGGGATCGGCGGAGCCCGCGCCGGTGCGCCTGGACACCGGCTGTTCGAGCCCGCCCGCGCGAAGCCTGCCGGGTGCGGCGGATCCCGCACCGGTGCCCCCGGTCACCGGCATCGGCCGGCCGAGCCCACCCTCGCGAAGCCCGCCGGGCGCAGCCGTGGCGGCACCGGCCCGCCCCGGCGCCGTAGCGTGTTCGAGCTCGGCCAAGGCCTGCTCCGCCTCCGGTGCCCAGTCGCGCAGACCGTGCCCGCGGTCCGGGGCCACCGGCGCCGCGCCCAGGACCGCGTGGAAGTTCGTCCCGCCGAAGCCGAACGCGCTCACCCCCGCCAGCCGGGCCGGGTTGGCCCACGGCCGCGCCGTCGTCGTGAACGTGAAGGGGCTCGACGCCGCATCCCACGCGTCGTTCGGCCTGGTCAAGTGCAGCGTCGGCGGCACCACCTCGTGCCACAGCGCCAGCGCCGCCTTGATCAGCCCCGCCAGTCCCGCCGCGCACTTCGTGTGGCCGATCTGGCTCTTCACCGATCCGAGCACACACGCCCCCGCCTCGGCGCCGGCCTCGGTGAAGAAGCCGGTCAGCGTCCGCAGCTCCGTCGCGTCGCCCACCACCGTTCCCGTGCCGTGGGCCTCGACCAGTCCCACGTCCACCGGTGACACCCCCGCGTCCCGGTAGGCGCGCTCCAGCGCCCGGCGCTGGCCGTCCGGGCGGGGCGCCGTCAAGCCGAGCGCCTTGCCGTCGCTGGCCGCGCCGACCCCCTTCACCACCGCGTAGATCCGGTCGCCGGCACGCTCGGCGTCGGAGAGGCGCTTGAGCACCAGGCACGCCACCCCTTCGCCCAGCGCGATGCCGTCGGCCGCCGCGTCGAACGGGCGGCAGCGGCCCGTCGGGGACAGCGCCCCCGCCGAGGTGAACATCAGGTAGTCGTGGATCCCGTTGTGCAGGTCGACCGCGCCGCACAGGACCAGCGAGCTCGTGCCCGCGCGCAGCTCCTTCGCCGCGAGGTCGAGCGCGGCCAGCGACGAACCGCACGCCGCGTCCACCGTGTAGTTCGCGCCGCCGAGGTCGAGCCGGTTCGCGATCCGGCCGGAGATGACGTTGGCCAGCGTGCCGGGGAACGTGTCCTCGGTCGGCTCGGGCAGCTGGGCGAGCAGTTCGGGCGGCACTTCGCCGAGGTAGCCGTCGAGCAGGGACCGCAGCGTGCCCGCGTTCGCCAGGTCGCCGCCCGCCTCCGCGCCGAACACGACACTCGTGTGCTCGCGGTCGAAATCCCGGTTCGCGTACCCGGCGTCGGCGAGTGCGCGACGCGCGGTTTCCAGGGACACCAGCTGCGCCGGGTCGATGCTGCCCATCGCCGACGGCGGGATGCCGTACGCCAGCGGGTCCACGTGCAGCGCGGGCAGGAACCCGCCCCACTTCGACGTCGACTGTCCGAAGTAGACATCCGGGTCCCAGCGGTCGCGGGGGACCTCGGTGACGGCGTCTTCGCCACGGAGGACGTTCGACCAGAACGCCGGGAGGTCGGGCGCCCCCGGGAACGTGCAGGCCATGCCGATGATCGCGATGTCCTCGGAATCCGTCACCGGTGCCTCGGGGCGGACGAACGTCTTCCCGGCGGTGACCTCGCGGTGCAGCTCGGCGATCGTCGTCCGGCGGTCCCGCAGGACGGCCACCTCGCCTGCCATGAACATCCCCTCGGCCAGCTGGGTGGCGGCGTCCAGCGCCTCGCCGTCACGGCGGACGCCCTTGCTGGCGACGCGCAGCCGCCCGGTGTTCAGCTCCTCCAGCCGCTGCCACGCTTCGGGCGTGTTGCCCAGATCGGCTTTGACCTGCTCGAATTCCGCCGTGTACGGACTGGGCAGGCACCGCGTGCGGTGGCCGGGCGCGGTTTCCAGGGTTACGGTGGCGTCCGCGGCGAGCGCGCGTTCCTGGAACAGCCCGGTGATCGCGCCGTGCGTCACGGCTTCTTCGGTGAAGAGGTAGGCGGTGCCCATCAGGACGCCGGCGGCGTCGAGCGGCTCGGCCATCGCGGCGACCATGGCCGCCGAGCGGGCGTCGTGGATGCCGCCCGCGAAGAGCACCTCGACGTCCTCCGCGGCGTCGAGGACGGCCAGTTGTTCCTCCCACAGCTGGAAACTCGCCCGCGGGCCGACGTGCCCACCGCACTCGGCGCCCTCGAAGACGAACCGCCGGACCCCGGCGTCGAGGTACTGGCGGAGCAGGACCGGCGACGGCACGTGCAGGAACGTCGCGATCCCGTCGGCCTCCAGCGCCTTGGCCTGGCCCGGTTTCCCGCCCGCGACCAGCACGCACCGCGGCCGCGCCGCCCGGATCGCGGCGAGCTGGGCGACGCGCAGGTCGTCCGGTACGAAGCCCAGGATGCCCGCGCCCCACGGCCGGTCGCCGAGGCGGGCGGCGGTCCGGGCGAGCAGCTCGCCGGTGCGCGCACCGTTCGCCGTGGCCACCGCGACGAACGGGAACCCGCCCGCGTCGGCGACCGCGGCCGCGAAGCCCGGCTGGTCGCTCACCCGCGTCATCGGGCCCTGGACGACCGGCAGCGCGCTGCCCAGCGTCCGGCACAGCCGGGTGCCGAGCCCGGCCTCGGGCACCTCCGCGCCGACGATCCGGCTCACGTCCTTCGTGGACTTTACGACGACGCCCGCCGCACCGCCGGCGAGCGCGCCCACCGCTGTCCGCGGCCCGGCCACACTGCCCCACACCGGGACGTCGAAGGTGGCGAGGAGCTGTTGCAGCAGAACGAAGTCACTCAACGTGCCACCGCGGGCGACGAGCCCCCGCGCGCCGCCGCGAACGGCCTCGGCGGCCGTCGCGACGTCCGCGACTTCGGCGAGCGCCCCGGTCCACGGCGCTCGCGTACGGACGGCGAAGGCCGCGCCTTCCGGCAGCGGGCCGTCCGTCCGCACGGCGTACGGCACCCGGACCCGGGCCGCGACCAGTCGCAGGTCTTCCGGATCGGCACCGTCGAGGACGCCGAGGCCGCCGTCGCGCGCGACCGCGGCGACCACCCCGGGATCGCCGGCGGCCAGGCACCGGAGCCGGCGAACGTGCGACGGCGGGACGAGCTCGGCCATCGGCGGACCTCCTGTGCGCGGGGCGTGGCGATCTTCAGGAATAACGCACGAGGCACCGGAAACGCAATAGTCGTGCTAACGTGCAA
Protein-coding sequences here:
- a CDS encoding type I polyketide synthase, with the protein product MAELVPPSHVRRLRCLAAGDPGVVAAVARDGGLGVLDGADPEDLRLVAARVRVPYAVRTDGPLPEGAAFAVRTRAPWTGALAEVADVATAAEAVRGGARGLVARGGTLSDFVLLQQLLATFDVPVWGSVAGPRTAVGALAGGAAGVVVKSTKDVSRIVGAEVPEAGLGTRLCRTLGSALPVVQGPMTRVSDQPGFAAAVADAGGFPFVAVATANGARTGELLARTAARLGDRPWGAGILGFVPDDLRVAQLAAIRAARPRCVLVAGGKPGQAKALEADGIATFLHVPSPVLLRQYLDAGVRRFVFEGAECGGHVGPRASFQLWEEQLAVLDAAEDVEVLFAGGIHDARSAAMVAAMAEPLDAAGVLMGTAYLFTEEAVTHGAITGLFQERALAADATVTLETAPGHRTRCLPSPYTAEFEQVKADLGNTPEAWQRLEELNTGRLRVASKGVRRDGEALDAATQLAEGMFMAGEVAVLRDRRTTIAELHREVTAGKTFVRPEAPVTDSEDIAIIGMACTFPGAPDLPAFWSNVLRGEDAVTEVPRDRWDPDVYFGQSTSKWGGFLPALHVDPLAYGIPPSAMGSIDPAQLVSLETARRALADAGYANRDFDREHTSVVFGAEAGGDLANAGTLRSLLDGYLGEVPPELLAQLPEPTEDTFPGTLANVISGRIANRLDLGGANYTVDAACGSSLAALDLAAKELRAGTSSLVLCGAVDLHNGIHDYLMFTSAGALSPTGRCRPFDAAADGIALGEGVACLVLKRLSDAERAGDRIYAVVKGVGAASDGKALGLTAPRPDGQRRALERAYRDAGVSPVDVGLVEAHGTGTVVGDATELRTLTGFFTEAGAEAGACVLGSVKSQIGHTKCAAGLAGLIKAALALWHEVVPPTLHLTRPNDAWDAASSPFTFTTTARPWANPARLAGVSAFGFGGTNFHAVLGAAPVAPDRGHGLRDWAPEAEQALAELEHATAPGRAGAATAAPGGLREGGLGRPMPVTGGTGAGSAAPGRLRAGGLEQPVSRRTGAGSADPGKIAFLFPGQGSQRTGMLAELFVHFPGLAEVLRLAPDIAATAFPPKAFTAEAVEAQETALTDTRVAQPALGLVEIAVAKLLAELNVRPDFLAGHSYGELVALSVAGAFGTETLLRLSRARAHAIAQVARPGTMAAVKAERDALTATLIGPDVVVANHNAPEQVVLSGPVPAIERAIRRLRETGLSAQRIPVACAFHSPLVAGAGEVFARELAGETVTTPQKPVWANRTAKPYQDDVRGELAAQIGAPVRFLDQIEAMYAAGARIFVEAGPGRVLSRLVKDILGDRPHTVVACGPDLPGFLTALRQLAEAGVDVRTGRLARPLPPGPSPTAWAVDGRSVRAPGSDTPALPPARRIRSTAMTQPAPGRDQAIVDFLRTTRELVAAQREVMLGYLGSAPGQPAAPVPVVIEEPQPEPEPVAETPADVLGTVIGVISERTGYPAEMIDGDLDLEADLSIDSIKRTEIAGTLLARLGLPADDRTDRLSRDRTANALTSHLESWLSPVLPATAPTRYRLDRIPVPLDPDPGRLRGKSVAAPDDAVRAAFAAAGAEVVTGDADITVLFARDLTEVFTRLKALRGTVLVAAEPETVPGLRGLVRSAALERDGVTRLVEVTRDVAKTLVGEALSDGPPVVCHDDAGRFTIEPRPADLPSIAYAGAGPGGGELAALGLGPESVVLLIGGGRGITAHAAVAFAASGARIELAGRTPWPGEPDDLPADPAAMRAVLAGRGGPVTAIERRVRTVLAQREIGRTLDQIRAAGGDPAYHALDVRDADAVHQLVKGFDGRLDGVVFAAGVLDDKLMADKDEQSFRAVFETKVDGVRALLGSLQDAQPRFVAFFGSIAAVLGNRGQTDYAAANDALETLGTAWPGRAVTVHWGPWAPGGDHGGMVSPELAREYERRAVALLDPAEATAALLRELAYGTDRSVLYTASLW